Proteins encoded by one window of Paenibacillus sp. DCT19:
- a CDS encoding helix-turn-helix domain-containing protein, whose product MSRTWYYRLLFSYFPIFFLTVTILIFIAFVFINDISRAETKKADRISSSYLADTLDHTIRDIELSLMETVQNDQAYRDYFNHRVGANSETVYAIAQSLRELTSSSSWIESIYLYDNMNKSVVTVSGPRDVESFSDKAWIEQTVSGKLSSGWQPVREYDGGIIQRAPIRVVTVNKDMPLPFGSQGTLVINIKMSSIEQTVDNMVNGQLSFMTILNRDGQVVYNAHLDNEDATEGRVLNTLTLDRLGWTLSSGIKAGNLFGWVSVISYVWVGIAVVTVVCAIIYIIYVTRRNYKPIQIIMNRIEAHQIRTLEDSGSRKDEMKMIDGALENLINHMMDYDDKKQENVLLQRSKLFNSLLHGEHLDQAAARLEELSPFDAVEESVRFAVVVGEINRYEKGFQELYTRGEQNTLKFALMNVLQELSRNKGMQCWAEWVSAERVAILFLSTEESSELDMKGQIRDVAEDCRFWVDQNLRISLSFGIGPIADGIGAIRESYTGAEAVMQRKWLMNGDVGLAESGEKSKPLIETYTYLQMIADFVKRFRMSSGQWREELEEIFAAFERNMLPDEDIQSLIQAMLQMLSREVALMSDELQEKLSEDNMNKWLKSIEEAATLADVKALLFEDLTDLFRTYVSVTETKSYKAMVNEMKSYIEEQFANPDLSLKHLSDRFQISGKHASYLFKTEFNMKFVDFVTELRMKETERLLRNTDLALQDIALKVGYANGITLGRVFKRVTGITPGDYRRAKREHHADES is encoded by the coding sequence TTGTCCCGTACTTGGTATTATCGGTTACTATTTTCGTACTTTCCTATTTTCTTTCTGACTGTGACCATACTCATTTTTATCGCGTTTGTTTTCATTAATGACATCTCTAGGGCTGAAACGAAAAAGGCAGACCGCATCTCGTCCAGCTATCTAGCAGATACGCTAGATCACACCATCAGAGATATCGAACTATCATTAATGGAGACGGTACAGAATGACCAGGCCTATAGAGATTACTTTAATCATAGAGTTGGAGCAAATTCCGAAACAGTCTATGCTATTGCACAGAGTTTACGCGAGCTGACCAGTTCTTCTTCGTGGATTGAATCCATTTATTTATATGACAATATGAACAAGAGCGTTGTGACGGTGAGTGGGCCTAGAGATGTTGAGAGCTTCTCAGACAAAGCATGGATTGAGCAGACGGTGTCCGGGAAGTTATCTTCGGGATGGCAACCTGTTAGAGAGTATGACGGAGGTATTATTCAGCGTGCCCCTATTCGGGTGGTAACGGTTAATAAGGATATGCCTTTGCCTTTTGGATCCCAAGGTACACTTGTGATTAATATCAAGATGAGCAGTATTGAGCAAACGGTCGATAACATGGTTAATGGCCAACTGTCTTTCATGACGATTCTGAACCGAGACGGTCAGGTGGTATACAACGCACATTTGGATAATGAAGATGCTACAGAAGGAAGAGTATTGAACACGCTTACGCTGGATAGATTAGGTTGGACGTTATCCAGTGGGATCAAGGCGGGAAATTTGTTTGGATGGGTATCTGTTATTTCCTATGTCTGGGTGGGCATTGCAGTTGTGACGGTGGTTTGTGCAATCATCTACATCATTTATGTTACACGTCGAAATTATAAGCCCATTCAGATTATTATGAACCGGATTGAAGCACATCAGATTCGGACACTTGAAGATTCGGGATCTCGTAAAGATGAGATGAAGATGATTGACGGTGCGCTTGAGAATCTGATCAACCACATGATGGATTATGATGATAAAAAGCAGGAAAATGTACTGTTGCAGCGTAGTAAGCTGTTCAACAGTCTATTACATGGCGAGCATCTCGACCAAGCCGCAGCACGGCTTGAGGAGCTGTCTCCATTTGACGCTGTGGAAGAGTCTGTCCGCTTCGCAGTTGTCGTTGGTGAGATTAACCGTTATGAGAAGGGGTTCCAAGAGCTTTATACGAGAGGTGAACAAAATACCCTCAAATTTGCATTGATGAATGTTCTGCAGGAGCTCTCACGTAACAAAGGAATGCAATGCTGGGCCGAGTGGGTCAGTGCAGAGCGGGTGGCCATTCTTTTTCTCTCTACAGAGGAAAGCAGCGAGCTTGATATGAAGGGGCAGATTCGTGACGTAGCAGAGGATTGTCGGTTCTGGGTTGATCAGAATCTACGTATTTCGTTAAGCTTTGGCATCGGGCCAATTGCAGATGGCATTGGGGCGATTCGGGAGTCTTACACTGGAGCAGAAGCCGTTATGCAGCGGAAATGGCTGATGAACGGCGATGTCGGTTTAGCCGAGAGTGGGGAAAAATCCAAGCCACTAATTGAGACGTACACTTATCTACAGATGATTGCTGACTTTGTAAAGCGATTCCGAATGTCGAGCGGCCAGTGGCGGGAAGAGCTGGAGGAGATTTTCGCGGCGTTTGAACGTAATATGCTGCCTGATGAAGATATTCAGTCCCTCATTCAAGCGATGCTACAGATGCTTAGCCGTGAAGTGGCGCTGATGTCAGACGAACTTCAGGAGAAGTTGTCAGAAGACAATATGAACAAGTGGCTCAAGTCGATAGAGGAAGCAGCGACACTTGCTGATGTAAAAGCATTGCTGTTTGAGGACTTAACCGACCTGTTCAGAACGTATGTCTCGGTGACAGAAACCAAGAGTTACAAAGCCATGGTCAATGAGATGAAAAGTTATATCGAAGAACAATTTGCCAACCCTGACCTGTCTCTGAAACATTTGAGTGATCGGTTTCAGATCTCTGGCAAACATGCGAGTTATTTGTTCAAGACAGAATTCAATATGAAGTTTGTGGACTTCGTGACCGAGCTGCGAATGAAGGAGACGGAAAGGCTTCTTCGCAACACTGATTTGGCATTGCAGGATATTGCCCTGAAAGTGGGGTATGCTAATGGTATTACGTTGGGGAGAGTATTTAAACGAGTTACAGGCATTACTCCAGGCGATTATCGCCGGGCGAAGCGTGAACATCATGCAGATGAGTCATAG
- a CDS encoding extracellular solute-binding protein, with amino-acid sequence MTRRATKGSTKKWMGLALTMVMGVSLLAGCSSASDQSAEGGASGSGERVTLKVEVFDRGNSPSPHTITNNYLTKFVQEKFGDPNNIDVQFVPVQRSEETTKLNVLMASPSDVPDIVFVYDSSVFYRYAQQGGLTDVGELLNEHAPNLKEYLGDDLLKFGQLEGQQFAIPGKRAITARYNSYIRQDWLDKVGMEAPTTTDELYETLKAFKEKDPGNLGSKNIPMGMALAPAQYETLIYSFIKPVQDGLTYSQRYELPLHDGFKDAMQFLNKLYNEGLISKDFSLDEEKAQLVKDFQNGNIGYMSEDVGQILYAEGMLDNLYTNVPDSKVVAVDAYTNPNVDNKHIKSRYGSNGMYIMIPKSSKRSVEAVKYLDWMASGTNLLEINTGVEGENYDMVDGVPVVKDDAPQDVKDRIYNGGDMAIIANGKVVGDQAANEAAWIAGFPERNQELMRQSIDIANTDTIGPVIFSKPIEAESKYGTALNDKLKVLIVKTAMAKTADFDSVYEKEMNDFMSLGGTELKKELEAALQ; translated from the coding sequence ATGACAAGAAGAGCAACCAAAGGGAGTACGAAGAAATGGATGGGTCTGGCGCTTACAATGGTAATGGGAGTTTCACTGTTAGCAGGATGTTCATCTGCATCTGATCAATCGGCTGAAGGCGGTGCATCAGGTAGTGGTGAGCGTGTCACCTTGAAAGTAGAGGTATTCGATCGTGGTAACAGTCCTTCTCCACATACGATCACGAATAACTACTTAACTAAATTTGTTCAAGAGAAATTCGGCGATCCGAATAACATTGATGTGCAATTCGTACCTGTTCAACGTTCAGAAGAAACAACCAAGCTCAACGTGTTAATGGCCAGCCCCAGCGACGTTCCCGATATTGTGTTTGTATATGATTCCAGTGTGTTCTACCGTTACGCTCAGCAAGGCGGTCTAACTGACGTAGGCGAGCTTCTTAATGAACATGCACCTAATTTAAAAGAATATCTCGGCGATGATCTGTTGAAATTCGGTCAGCTTGAAGGTCAGCAATTCGCTATTCCCGGTAAACGTGCCATTACGGCTCGTTATAACTCATATATCCGCCAAGATTGGCTCGATAAAGTCGGCATGGAGGCTCCAACAACAACGGATGAGCTGTACGAAACGTTGAAAGCTTTCAAAGAAAAAGATCCAGGCAATCTAGGCAGCAAAAACATCCCAATGGGTATGGCACTTGCTCCAGCTCAGTATGAAACACTGATTTACTCCTTTATTAAGCCTGTACAAGATGGACTTACGTACAGTCAGCGCTATGAGTTACCCTTACATGATGGTTTCAAAGATGCGATGCAATTCCTTAACAAGCTATACAATGAAGGTCTGATCAGCAAAGACTTCAGTCTTGATGAAGAAAAAGCACAATTGGTCAAAGACTTCCAGAACGGTAATATCGGCTACATGTCTGAGGACGTAGGTCAGATTCTGTATGCAGAAGGCATGCTTGATAATTTGTACACGAATGTACCCGATAGCAAGGTTGTAGCCGTTGACGCTTACACTAACCCGAATGTGGACAATAAACACATCAAATCTCGTTATGGTAGCAACGGTATGTACATCATGATTCCAAAAAGCAGTAAACGTTCGGTTGAAGCAGTGAAATACCTAGACTGGATGGCTTCTGGAACGAACTTGCTGGAGATCAACACGGGTGTTGAAGGTGAAAACTACGATATGGTTGACGGTGTTCCAGTTGTTAAAGATGATGCACCACAGGATGTCAAAGATCGTATCTACAACGGCGGTGACATGGCCATTATTGCCAACGGTAAAGTAGTTGGAGATCAGGCAGCCAATGAAGCGGCATGGATTGCAGGCTTCCCAGAACGTAACCAAGAGCTGATGAGACAGTCCATTGATATCGCGAATACGGATACGATTGGTCCGGTTATCTTCAGCAAACCAATTGAAGCAGAATCTAAATATGGTACAGCGCTGAACGATAAGTTGAAAGTGCTTATTGTGAAAACAGCGATGGCTAAGACAGCAGATTTCGATTCTGTATATGAAAAAGAAATGAATGATTTCATGTCACTGGGTGGCACAGAACTGAAGAAAGAGCTTGAAGCAGCACTACAGTAA
- a CDS encoding sugar ABC transporter permease: protein MTITYLKRYWQLYALISLPLIYFLIFRYGPMYGVQIAFKDFNLFQGINGSEWIGFDAFREVFGMRDFYTTLRNTFMLNFLDLLVSFPAPIILAIMLYEVRFKWFKKISQTILYIPHFISWVIIGGIVYQLFGNQSGMVNGLLESMGLNSIPFLTEKNPWLVTYLFTGVWQSAGWGTILYLAALTGVNKELFEAAEIDGATRLKKIWHITLPSIKPTIVTLLILNLGQMVSIGFDRPYIIGNTAVREYSDVLSTFVYRVGLESGQYTLATVVGLFQAVVGLIFVLGSNYISKKATGEGIL, encoded by the coding sequence TTGACCATCACATACTTGAAAAGGTATTGGCAATTATATGCGCTCATCTCACTGCCTCTGATCTACTTCTTGATCTTTCGTTACGGCCCAATGTACGGGGTTCAGATCGCTTTTAAGGATTTCAACTTGTTTCAGGGCATCAACGGGAGTGAGTGGATCGGTTTCGATGCTTTCCGTGAAGTATTTGGAATGCGGGACTTCTACACTACATTACGAAATACGTTCATGCTTAACTTTCTAGATCTGCTCGTTTCATTCCCTGCTCCAATTATTTTGGCGATCATGCTCTATGAAGTTCGGTTTAAGTGGTTCAAAAAGATATCACAAACGATCCTGTACATTCCTCACTTTATTTCCTGGGTTATCATCGGTGGGATCGTGTATCAATTGTTCGGCAATCAATCCGGTATGGTGAACGGTTTGCTGGAGAGTATGGGTCTCAACTCCATACCATTTCTAACAGAGAAGAATCCATGGCTTGTTACGTACCTGTTCACAGGGGTTTGGCAGAGCGCTGGATGGGGAACCATTTTGTATCTGGCTGCATTAACCGGCGTTAACAAGGAATTGTTTGAAGCCGCCGAGATTGATGGAGCGACACGTCTGAAAAAAATCTGGCATATTACCTTGCCTAGTATTAAACCAACGATTGTAACTTTGCTCATTCTGAATCTCGGACAAATGGTCAGCATTGGTTTTGATCGTCCTTACATTATTGGTAACACTGCTGTACGTGAATACTCCGATGTACTGAGTACCTTCGTGTACAGGGTTGGTTTGGAATCTGGACAATATACACTGGCGACTGTCGTCGGACTCTTCCAGGCTGTGGTGGGACTAATCTTCGTACTAGGTTCAAACTATATTTCGAAAAAGGCGACCGGTGAAGGTATTTTGTAA
- a CDS encoding carbohydrate ABC transporter permease: protein MSERTSNRVFDIVNITFISLFVIFCLAPFLHTIAISLSSNRAITSGEVTIFPKEFNWDAYIQVFSDQSMIYSLGFTSVLTVATTVLCMLFTLAAAYPLTKKKLKGRKLFMYVIIITMFFSGGMIPEYLLIRDLNLLNSVWALILPGLVSPFNLIILISFFRGIPESLEESAEIDGSSHVHTLFKIILPLSMPVLATLALFYAVGRWNGFQDSLLYINDPKLYPLQLKLFQMVQNNMVSELTLMEGANRAPLTPESLKAATVVFATVPILLVYPWLQKYFVSGAMLGAVKG, encoded by the coding sequence ATGAGTGAACGCACCTCAAACCGGGTTTTTGACATCGTTAATATTACCTTTATCAGTTTGTTTGTTATCTTCTGTCTGGCTCCGTTCTTGCACACGATTGCGATTTCACTTAGTTCCAATCGAGCAATTACATCTGGTGAAGTGACTATTTTCCCTAAAGAATTTAATTGGGATGCCTACATTCAGGTATTCTCTGACCAATCAATGATCTATTCACTGGGCTTCACGAGTGTTCTAACAGTGGCAACCACGGTACTATGCATGCTCTTCACACTGGCGGCTGCATATCCGTTAACGAAGAAAAAATTGAAAGGGCGCAAGCTCTTCATGTATGTCATCATCATTACCATGTTCTTCAGTGGCGGGATGATTCCGGAATATTTGCTCATTCGTGATCTGAACTTACTGAATTCCGTATGGGCGCTGATTTTGCCCGGTCTCGTGAGTCCGTTTAACCTGATTATCTTGATTTCCTTCTTCCGAGGCATTCCAGAAAGCTTGGAGGAATCAGCAGAGATTGACGGTAGTTCACATGTGCACACGCTCTTTAAAATTATATTGCCACTATCTATGCCTGTATTGGCTACACTGGCTCTTTTCTATGCGGTTGGTCGCTGGAATGGCTTCCAGGATTCATTGCTGTATATTAATGATCCGAAGCTGTACCCGTTGCAGCTTAAACTCTTCCAAATGGTACAAAACAATATGGTCAGCGAGCTTACACTGATGGAAGGTGCGAACCGTGCGCCATTGACCCCAGAGAGCCTGAAGGCTGCTACCGTTGTATTTGCAACCGTACCGATTCTGCTAGTGTATCCTTGGCTGCAAAAGTATTTTGTCAGCGGTGCGATGCTTGGCGCGGTAAAAGGCTGA
- a CDS encoding sugar phosphate isomerase/epimerase — protein MQAQDKGIYSFSTCWNIRKHAVGADMIREIAELGFSRVELNYNVTKEMLTTIEPMIERGEIEISSVHNTFPHDPDPDYGTDSVLLGFEDEVKRQRAIELLVGSAEYAHRYGGEAVVVHPGEVPFPEDISKDLSKFYNEEGPDSPKYRSKWEELMERRQALSSGYVEKIIASLDEVCNRAAAKGLNVRFGIETRSRPQQIPTLAEAKTIIQALKGAPVGIWYDTGHAIMMDRLGLYDSVGEMQGLMDDIVGVHIHETLGLSDHWCPYVHSKDMHFYDAYLPMIERAQVKVYELKSACQPSEIHESHDLLMKKLELVD, from the coding sequence ATGCAGGCACAGGACAAGGGAATATACTCATTTTCGACATGCTGGAACATCAGGAAGCATGCGGTTGGAGCAGATATGATTCGAGAAATTGCAGAGCTTGGTTTCAGCCGGGTGGAGCTTAACTATAATGTGACGAAGGAAATGCTCACCACCATAGAGCCAATGATTGAGCGAGGAGAGATCGAAATTTCCAGTGTTCATAATACCTTCCCACATGATCCAGATCCAGATTACGGCACAGACTCTGTCTTGCTCGGCTTTGAAGATGAAGTGAAGCGGCAGCGAGCGATTGAATTGCTGGTAGGATCAGCGGAATATGCCCACCGTTACGGAGGGGAAGCCGTTGTTGTACATCCAGGAGAAGTCCCCTTCCCAGAGGATATCAGCAAGGATCTTAGTAAGTTTTATAACGAAGAAGGGCCGGATTCACCGAAGTATCGCAGCAAGTGGGAAGAACTGATGGAGCGTCGGCAGGCTCTTAGTTCGGGCTATGTCGAGAAAATTATAGCGAGTCTGGATGAGGTCTGTAACCGTGCGGCTGCCAAAGGTCTGAATGTGCGCTTTGGGATCGAGACGAGATCCAGACCCCAACAGATTCCTACACTGGCGGAAGCAAAGACGATCATTCAAGCACTTAAAGGGGCTCCGGTTGGAATCTGGTATGATACGGGTCATGCGATCATGATGGATCGACTAGGGCTCTATGATAGTGTAGGAGAAATGCAGGGACTGATGGACGATATCGTAGGTGTCCATATTCATGAAACGCTTGGACTTTCGGATCACTGGTGCCCATATGTGCACAGCAAGGATATGCATTTCTATGATGCCTATTTGCCGATGATAGAGCGGGCACAGGTGAAGGTCTATGAGTTGAAATCGGCCTGCCAACCGAGTGAGATTCACGAGAGTCATGACTTGTTAATGAAGAAGCTTGAACTCGTAGATTGA
- the trxB gene encoding thioredoxin-disulfide reductase codes for MSKYRTIVIGTGPAGLTAAIYLARANLNPLVIEGLQPGGQLTTTTEVENFPGFPQGIMGPELMDNMRKQAERFGAEFTNGWVEEVDFSKPPFKVKVGGIGDLEADSIIISTGASARYLGIPGEQENVGRGVSTCATCDGFFFRGKKIIVVGGGDSAMEEASFLTRFATDVTLVHRRDELRASKIMQDRARSNEKVKWALNRTPLEVVPEALGVKGLKVRNNESGQEELLEADGVFVAIGHTPNTGFLGNQVTLDDHGYVVVKPGTTETNIPGVFACGDVQDTKYRQAITAAGSGCMAAMDCEKFLEGSIVHDWSETLDK; via the coding sequence ATGTCTAAATACAGAACGATTGTGATTGGAACCGGACCTGCAGGGTTAACAGCAGCAATTTATCTGGCGCGTGCCAACCTTAATCCATTGGTTATCGAAGGCCTTCAACCCGGTGGACAATTGACCACCACGACAGAGGTTGAGAACTTCCCTGGATTCCCGCAAGGCATTATGGGACCAGAATTGATGGATAACATGCGGAAGCAAGCGGAGCGTTTTGGTGCAGAATTTACGAATGGCTGGGTGGAAGAGGTAGACTTCAGCAAGCCACCGTTCAAAGTGAAGGTTGGCGGCATCGGTGATCTCGAAGCCGATTCGATCATTATCTCAACCGGTGCATCTGCTCGTTACCTTGGTATCCCGGGAGAGCAGGAAAATGTAGGGCGCGGGGTAAGTACGTGTGCGACATGTGATGGATTCTTTTTCCGTGGCAAAAAGATTATCGTAGTTGGTGGGGGAGACTCCGCGATGGAAGAAGCGAGCTTCCTGACCAGATTTGCAACGGACGTTACCTTGGTGCATCGCCGGGACGAATTGCGTGCGTCGAAGATCATGCAGGATCGGGCGCGTAGCAACGAAAAGGTGAAATGGGCATTGAACCGTACACCACTTGAAGTGGTGCCTGAAGCGCTAGGCGTGAAAGGACTTAAGGTACGGAACAATGAGTCAGGCCAAGAAGAGTTGTTAGAGGCAGACGGCGTGTTCGTTGCCATCGGACATACACCGAATACCGGCTTCCTTGGCAATCAAGTTACGTTGGATGATCACGGGTATGTTGTAGTTAAACCAGGTACGACGGAGACCAACATCCCAGGTGTATTTGCTTGTGGTGATGTCCAGGATACGAAGTATCGTCAAGCGATTACTGCAGCAGGATCAGGTTGTATGGCAGCAATGGACTGTGAGAAATTTTTGGAAGGCAGCATTGTGCACGACTGGAGCGAAACATTGGATAAATAA
- a CDS encoding response regulator transcription factor, translating into MIRILIAEDQRMLRGALASLLDLEDDFEVIGEAGNGEEALKLISSLRPDLTLMDIEMPVMSGLDVAEHLQQQDDPCRIIILTTFARPGFLERAVQAGVQGYLLKDEPSDRLAQAIRSVMGGGREVSPELIFGASKGVNPLTEREREMLKLAATGMNANQIAASLHLSYGTVRNYLSEAFNKLEAKNRVEAIRIAQEKGWL; encoded by the coding sequence ATGATTCGAATTTTAATTGCAGAGGATCAACGCATGCTTCGGGGTGCTCTCGCCTCGCTGCTTGATCTGGAAGATGACTTCGAAGTGATTGGTGAAGCCGGTAACGGCGAGGAAGCATTGAAGTTAATTTCCTCTCTAAGGCCGGATCTCACCTTGATGGATATTGAAATGCCAGTCATGAGCGGGCTTGACGTAGCAGAGCATTTACAACAACAAGATGACCCCTGCCGCATCATCATCCTAACCACATTCGCAAGGCCAGGTTTTCTAGAGCGTGCGGTTCAAGCAGGCGTGCAAGGTTATTTGCTGAAAGATGAACCAAGTGACCGCTTGGCTCAGGCGATTCGAAGTGTTATGGGAGGCGGACGAGAGGTATCTCCCGAACTTATTTTTGGCGCATCCAAAGGTGTTAATCCGCTAACCGAACGAGAGAGAGAAATGTTGAAACTCGCCGCCACAGGCATGAACGCTAACCAGATCGCAGCATCACTTCATCTGTCCTACGGCACAGTCCGCAATTACCTATCGGAAGCCTTCAATAAGCTAGAGGCTAAAAATCGTGTAGAAGCCATACGCATTGCCCAAGAGAAGGGCTGGTTATAG
- a CDS encoding sensor histidine kinase, whose amino-acid sequence MLQKFEIFPKRYGFYPYIWMIYLAMPIYYLWVARGHELYIGLSAFLVFILTYRQLYMTAGTVLFSYWITLQMLTVLILSTVIDPNMFFLGFFTANFIGWYTDKRMFRLFLLVFAILQTIPIAIHFSSLTASQLMFFTPFYLIMLASPYGIRSMMQQRQLEAQLDEAQQHIKELIKREERMRIARDLHDTMGHTLSLITLKSELVTKLIAKNPERAVQEAREIERTSRAALREVRQLVSDMRAISIPEAVADAIEMLKSADISLQVTQEQDSYDDVPDLTQNMASLCLIEAVTNIVKHSQATRCTLSIERTQEGIRLRVRDNGQGIDSSKPQGNGLRGMSERLNLIDGSLQISSDSAGTELSFFFPLIVSDSQGGVSS is encoded by the coding sequence ATGCTTCAGAAGTTTGAGATTTTCCCGAAGCGATATGGCTTCTATCCATACATTTGGATGATCTACTTGGCCATGCCAATCTATTATTTATGGGTAGCCCGTGGTCATGAACTATATATTGGGCTCTCTGCTTTCCTTGTGTTTATCCTGACCTATCGTCAGCTGTATATGACAGCAGGAACCGTTTTATTTTCCTATTGGATTACGTTACAGATGCTTACTGTACTTATCTTGAGTACCGTGATCGATCCAAACATGTTTTTTCTAGGGTTTTTCACAGCGAATTTTATTGGATGGTATACAGATAAACGGATGTTTCGCCTGTTTCTATTGGTGTTCGCCATTCTTCAGACCATTCCCATTGCTATTCATTTCTCGTCACTGACAGCTTCTCAGCTCATGTTCTTCACTCCCTTCTACCTCATCATGCTTGCGTCTCCTTATGGCATTCGGTCCATGATGCAACAGCGGCAGCTGGAGGCTCAGCTCGATGAAGCTCAGCAGCATATTAAAGAACTGATTAAGCGTGAGGAACGCATGCGCATCGCCCGAGATTTGCATGACACCATGGGACATACGTTATCTCTAATCACCCTTAAGAGTGAACTCGTGACCAAGCTAATCGCCAAAAATCCAGAACGAGCCGTTCAGGAGGCACGCGAGATCGAACGGACTTCCCGTGCTGCCCTGCGTGAGGTGCGTCAGCTCGTTTCGGATATGCGAGCCATCAGCATTCCTGAAGCAGTCGCAGATGCGATAGAGATGTTAAAGAGTGCGGATATTTCGCTTCAAGTGACTCAGGAGCAGGACTCCTACGATGATGTGCCAGACTTAACGCAGAACATGGCAAGCCTATGTCTTATTGAAGCGGTTACGAACATTGTCAAACACAGTCAAGCCACACGATGTACACTATCAATTGAACGCACGCAGGAAGGGATAAGGCTACGAGTTAGGGATAATGGCCAGGGGATAGACTCCAGCAAACCTCAGGGTAACGGTCTAAGGGGTATGTCAGAGCGGCTAAACCTGATCGATGGCTCTCTTCAGATTTCTTCCGATTCAGCAGGAACCGAGCTATCCTTTTTCTTCCCATTAATCGTAAGTGATTCCCAAGGAGGAGTATCATCATGA
- a CDS encoding ABC transporter permease, translated as MSTLLVQSRMEMLRMFRNVYFIFWSLMMPVIFYVLYTRIFTTDAVDAEQWNAHYLMSMTCFSVMGSSIMTLGIRLVQERVHGWVSYLRVTPLSDVIYFGGKMVGQTTVHLFSIIVIFTAGYLINGVSLSALQWVGCALWILAGSLPFLALGTCIGTLRKVDTASGLSNALYLSLALLGGMWMPLDIMPSWLGQIGSWLPSNSFGNGAWAIVSGNVPAFRDILILTAYLIVFMLISTYIRSKQKEA; from the coding sequence ATGTCTACATTGCTTGTACAATCGCGGATGGAGATGCTCCGCATGTTTCGCAACGTTTACTTTATCTTCTGGTCTCTGATGATGCCTGTCATATTCTACGTACTATATACTCGGATCTTCACAACGGACGCTGTTGACGCTGAGCAATGGAATGCTCACTACTTAATGTCCATGACCTGTTTCAGCGTAATGGGTTCATCCATCATGACCCTCGGCATACGTTTGGTTCAGGAACGTGTACATGGTTGGGTCTCGTATCTGCGGGTAACCCCGCTATCAGATGTTATTTACTTTGGTGGAAAAATGGTTGGTCAGACGACGGTACACCTGTTCTCCATCATCGTTATTTTTACGGCTGGATATTTGATTAATGGTGTTTCCTTATCTGCCCTACAATGGGTGGGCTGTGCCCTATGGATTCTAGCTGGGTCGCTACCCTTTCTTGCTCTAGGCACTTGCATCGGAACCTTACGCAAGGTCGACACCGCCAGTGGTCTTAGCAATGCTCTTTATCTCTCGCTTGCTCTTCTTGGCGGCATGTGGATGCCGCTCGATATTATGCCGTCGTGGCTGGGTCAGATCGGAAGCTGGCTTCCGTCGAACAGCTTTGGCAACGGCGCCTGGGCGATCGTTAGCGGTAACGTGCCAGCTTTCCGTGATATACTAATTTTGACAGCGTACCTGATCGTGTTTATGTTAATATCCACTTATATTCGCAGCAAACAAAAGGAGGCTTAA